The window CAATGGAGATTGGTATTCGAAGTTATCATAGTAATCATCCGACGAAAGATTGTGATCATCACATGAGAACTCAATGGAAGAAAGACCATTACTCGGAGTCACTCCTTCTGCATATAAGATGTCTTTCTCAGAAGGTTCGTACTCATTACTGGATACCTCAATGGCctgttataaaaatataaagcaGCAAGGTATCAATGGgttgtcaaaataaaatattttcgaaTTTTAGCTTGCCACTCCAGAGTTTAATGTGGGCCCTCAAATTTTAACAGGAATCTCAACAAAAGAAACTTCAGTCCAACATAGTACCACAGCACATAGAAGACAATGCAgatataaacaagaaacaatGGTCTCAAATTATGTCTAAAAGCAATGACATGGTACGATAATTCTGTGGACCCTCAAATTTTACAATCCCAACAAAAGAAACTTCAGtaacaatatattatttcaagAGGAAAAACAGACGAGAAAATTTTCTAATCCTTTACCAATCAAAGAAATGAATCAAGAAATATGGCTGAAAGCAATGACATGGATTTCAGAGTGAACTTTTTTTTATCAACCACCATATGATTGTTCTCTAAGGCTCCTCCCTACAGAAATCGCaataatataattgttaaaCTTGAAATGAAAACTAATCATATCCTCATGAATAGCTTTTTAGTATCTGGAGACCACCCAATGAGAGTATTAAATAGTACTTTCTCTGCTATTTCAGTATCAtagaaacattatttttttttattattagattgatccagtaatataatatttaaacaaaGCATAATAGACGAGAATTAGAATACTTTCTTAGGCTTTTCAAACTGAAAAGGCACAAAAGCTGCCTAAAGTAGGGTATGCACACCAAAATTATGTTAACTAAAGCAAAAAAAATTTGCTATCCTAATGCAGCGAAGAGTGCCCCAATAAATCATCACAAAGGTGTCATGATTCGATCAAGTTAATATGAGTAATGTGTGATCTATAAACAAAGAAACATGAAATGCAGATACTCTAAGCTTCTGCTGCAGTTGTGTTGGAACACAGAGAAATAGTGGAATCATTTAAATCTACATAGATGATGCCAGGTAGTTGCAATCTAAATTAGGATATAATATATTGCACTGATAAACCAGATCAGTGAACATGAAAATAATAACAAATCTAATATATATGACGCTAAAAGATGTAAGGATTTACTTGAATGAATTTTGGTCAGctcatttattaattattataggACCAAAAGGTGCGTCTACATAGATCTTACAGAATAAAACCGTGAGTTAGTAATAGTAATTTAATACTACATAAATCGTAAACTAACTCTTACACAAGCAAAAcacaacacaaacacatatgCACACACGCGCATATATAAAGAGAGTGGGAGTCCCAAAGATTAGAACATTCAAAATATATGGATGAGTGAAGTACATAATAGATAATACTGTAAGAAATGAATTTTCATGTAGGGGTACATAGCATAGTTGCAATGATAAGTTTGGAGGCAATATTATATAGGCTCCTATAACCAAAAATCAGATATCATAAGACCATATTATGTTATCGTGTTAGGTATCTCTATTAGGTACTATGTTGGTATACCCTGCACAGTCCACATATATGTTTAGAAGTAACATTCAATAAAATAGTAGCTTAACACAGCAAACCAGTGAGACAAGTAAAATGTATAGATCTGCAAAACTTTAGGGAGATGTGGCAAACCCGATCCAAGAAATATCTCGCAACATCCGGAAGAAAAGGCAATTCCTCCTTTCTCTTGTAGGTTTCTTGGATAGCAGGATCCTTCCAAATCTCATCCACGACAGGAGCATACTCACGCGTTGCAGCAGGAAAGAAAGCATCCATATCTCCGATAGCCATGATTTCCAGTAACCAGTCGGAAAAATGCTTGAGCCTTTGATTGATTGAATAGATACATTGCTTATTTCTATTAGAAGCAGTTTCACCTGAAATTAATTGTTCACATGTTTACAAGCATGTTAAACAGGATCAGAAGATAAAGATGATGGGCTAAGAAATTGAAACTGCCAGTaaactttaaatttttacaAGTAGCTAGGGTATTCCATGCAAACTCATGACATAATAAATCACAGCAAAATGAAGCTTACCCCACATTTACAAAAATACAGTAGCGGATGCAATTGTATAGCCATTGCATATGTTCACAGAAAAGTTTTTGGCAGAATACTTGTAAATCCCTTGAAGGGTATTAAAGGTCGTGTTATACTGTTCACAAGAAACAGGTATGTTCACTCCAAACCATGTTGGCCTAAACTCTACAATCCAGCTCAATATCACCGGTAGGTCAGAGTACTAAAAATTGCCAGTCTCAAGTACATAGATTATAAATTTGAAGTTTGTAGGCTATTTTAGTTTGTATCTGACTGAATGCCTACAGTATACTTAATAAACACTTCTAACTTCCAAAGTCTCACCGGGTCACCGCAATGTTGATGTGGATATGCATGCTATTTGATACAAGTAAAACCCATAGAAGCAGATGCAATATGCAAGTTCTGAAACCTAAATGTGTGAAACTAAAAATGCAAATTATATATAGCAAcaaattaagatatgtgaaaaAGAAAGGAAGCCTTTTGACAATAAGTACCTAAAACTGAAATTCAAGAATAATGACACAAGATATTAAACAGGGTATGAAGACATACAATGTCTCAGAATAACTTTTTCACCATGTAATTGCATGTAATAGATATAATAATTTgtaagtcaaaaaaaaattaatcttcaGACATAAACTTCAATTTGATTACAAAATGAATGATCTGACCTCAGGGGGACTGCAACAACGGATATCGGTTTTAAGTGTAAACTAAGTTATCCTCTTGTCGGAAGAGGAAAAATGGTACAGATTCGGTACAATATATTGTCAAAGAGCAAAAGACATCACTAATCATAGTCCCACCACCCATGATTTCTGTTTCTCATGTTAactaaaaagtttatttttaatCCTCAAAAGCAACTAACCTATATCCTActtcaaattgaaaatttaacaaAGAAAAGGTCTAGAGGTTCAATTagacataaaaaaaattcacctGGGGAAGACCCATCGGCATCCAATACAGGATGATCATTCTTGAACAAAAATTCTTCTTCAAAGCGTTCTCGCCCCTCAAGTAAGACACTAAGATATTTGTACAAGTTGCTCTGAATCGTAAGCTTTATGTTCTGCAGCTCTTCAGCTGTATACTTCTTTCCATATAAACACTTTGCCTGTTACAACAAATTAAACAAACTAAATGTGAGAATGTAGCAATCCTGCAATATGAAGTTATGGTACTACTCCAGAGTTGAATGCCCTTTGTAAATCTAAAGTTTACACATTTTGCAGTCTGTGTATCTAGATTGTGCATATTTTGTACCTGAAGTTGATATATTCATGCAGTTTGTGTACTAACTCTAACTTCTGTTGCTTTCTTTACCCACAGAATATATTTAACTCTTTATATAGTCTACATGAAAAATAAGTTTGGTGACCTAATGTAACtgaaataattttatgtttgaCAAAATATGAGCATATGCATGTAGAGGCGTGGGCATGTATAATCCTGAACCCTGAAGTATAAATGCCAACAAAAACATGCTTCTGCACTGGAGTATTAGGTTTATGTGTACAACCTCTCTACAAGAATAATCCATATAAGAATAACCACtgcataataaataaatatataaaattatggtCCAAACTccatataatctattaaaaaattacCTCTATTTAAGAATAACCTCcctataataatattttccaGTCCCAAGAATATTATTGTACAGAGGTTATACTGTATCTGATATTGCATTCCATCTCAACTTAATACTATAGcagcaaaaataatttttcagtcTTAAAAGCTGGTGGTGTcataattcaactaaaaatatgtatGCTGTTTCAATTTTAGTAATTGCACAAGCAATATCTTGTAAAAAAATGTTGAGAAACAAGTGGATGTACCTGCTTGAAAATAGTGCTTGTGCCCGAACCCTCTATTCCAAACAACAGTAGTTTATGAACACTTTCCTTCTCCAGATAAGCAGGAACGGACTTGCTTGAGAATGTAGTTGGATCTTCTTTTGACCGACTAGGACTTTCAGGGGGTACAGGCAAAGAAAATAGTGCAGAAACTAGACGAGTAGACGCCTGCCTAGCCAAAAAGAGAAAGCATTTTTTAATTGCCAATTTATTACATAAAAGTGTCTATCTGAAAGTGTTTTCAGTAGGAAAACCCAGCTTATAAGCACAAATCGATTTGATTGTTTACTTTGCTAGAATAAGAACATATGACTTAAAACAGACTTGTAGGTTAAATTCTATATTTTGGAGGTgaggttttttatttttcgtaACTGTACCGGTTGGTAGTTCAACCTTTTGtcatttttgttaaatttgatAATATCGAACACCTAACTAACtataaaattgaactttctgcaCAGATAATCGCTTATATATGTTACAAGTACAAGACTATTTTTGCTTATAAACTACAAAGATTAATTAAAGTGACAAGTTTCCTTGAACTCAGTAATTAACTTTACCTTTCCCCATATGTTGCCTTTAATGTTATTTTGACCTTCTTCTTCATATGACCCGTCATCATATACCCAAAAGTGTGTGTCCCGAGGACATTGGACATTGGCCATCTGTAATTACGGAAAAGAGAGAGTCAAAGATAAGGAAGTGAGTAATTTTAGTCAATTAAAAGGAAGGAACTAATAGGATATTACAATCGACTATATAAACAGTACGGTAGGATAATGTACTGTATGCAACTGGTGTAATCACTCTATAGACTCAATCAATGTTATATGTAGGTATAGAATGTTGATGGCTACAAGAGTGAACTGGCAATACCTTCAGTACTCTGAGCTCAACTTTTGTGATCTCACGCCCGTTTATAAACACCTTAGTGTTACCATTACTTGCATCCAGCTGAAGTTTACCCCCGATATTAAGTTTTGAGCTTATAATTCTATCAGGCTTCTCTCCCTCCTAGAAGAGACACAAATCAGACAAGAACAATGTGATTAAATCCAAGCCAAAACAGCAGCTGGACACGTGTGTTTGTTATCAAAATAAAGTGCCCCTTAATGTTGAAAACTGAACATTCAGCGTACCTTTCCCCAAAGTCCAGAATCCTTGTCATACCAATATCTTCCCGGTTTCAACTTCTGAGGCGGAACAGAACAACCAAAGATCTCAGCCAACTCTTCATCATGTAACTGCCTTCCGTTCACAATAAGCTGTTCCGGTCTCAGCTGATTCGCCTTGCATTCCGTCTCCGCTTTCATAATCTGTGCGACCTCCAACGGACTACAAACTCTCAACAAAATCTTTGAAGATTTCCCCAAACTCGGCCTCTTCAACTCATCTATAGGCATACCAATACAACTCACACACTTCCTCCCTTCCGGCATCGATCCCATGGCTTTAAGCACACAATTACTACAATATCCAGCatcacacacaatacaactctCTATCCCTCTCAACAAAAACCTGTTCTTCTTCCCACACCTATTACACATCTTCTTCTTACTCAAATTCTTCGTCTCCGAAACAACATTCTCTGAACTCCCCGAATTAACTGAATTCGCTAAATTCGTGGAATTCTCAAC of the Daucus carota subsp. sativus chromosome 4, DH1 v3.0, whole genome shotgun sequence genome contains:
- the LOC108218404 gene encoding extra-large guanine nucleotide-binding protein 3: MTSETVTEQDTDSKKWQEALRKMLPAGAPLPDEDQLDYSIAVEYDGPLPLPTASIPTVDPVSISRFSRFRKLQNGTAKSVVSRPSRASNQFDNDSSSNTNSISVSNANLSDQQFDSCSDEFENDVDVDSVENSTNLANSVNSGSSENVVSETKNLSKKKMCNRCGKKNRFLLRGIESCIVCDAGYCSNCVLKAMGSMPEGRKCVSCIGMPIDELKRPSLGKSSKILLRVCSPLEVAQIMKAETECKANQLRPEQLIVNGRQLHDEELAEIFGCSVPPQKLKPGRYWYDKDSGLWGKEGEKPDRIISSKLNIGGKLQLDASNGNTKVFINGREITKVELRVLKMANVQCPRDTHFWVYDDGSYEEEGQNNIKGNIWGKASTRLVSALFSLPVPPESPSRSKEDPTTFSSKSVPAYLEKESVHKLLLFGIEGSGTSTIFKQAKCLYGKKYTAEELQNIKLTIQSNLYKYLSVLLEGRERFEEEFLFKNDHPVLDADGSSPGETASNRNKQCIYSINQRLKHFSDWLLEIMAIGDMDAFFPAATREYAPVVDEIWKDPAIQETYKRKEELPFLPDVARYFLDRAIEVSSNEYEPSEKDILYAEGVTPSNGLSSIEFSCDDHNLSSDDYYDNFEYQSPLTKYQLIRISSKGMQDGCRWLEMFEDARMVVFCIALSDYDQVYSHGTGPPQNKMLASKELFESTVKNPSFSDTPFVLLFNKYDAFEDKINQSPITNCEWLKDFNPLKPHHNNQSLASQAYYFMAMKFKKLYFSITGRKLFVWQTRALERKSVDEAVMYLTEVLKWEEDKNEGVYGNAGDESFYSGEVTTSPYVAQE